In Lodderomyces elongisporus chromosome 1, complete sequence, a genomic segment contains:
- the LAP2_2 gene encoding Leucyl aminopeptidase yscIV (MEROPS:MER0002281), which yields MEELKAYRPKTSPELDPSTLSNYTCFTVKLTTLHFDIDFEKKIVSGKVKYDLLNKSETDHVDLDTSYLDITKVSIQNESCDNQYKLHSRKEPLGSKLHISIPASTPKNFQLEIEFSTTSKCTALQFLDKEATDGKNHPYLFCQCQAIHARSLFPSFDTPGIKSPYKFSAKSPLKTLLSGLLIKEDNENNTVYFEQPVPIPSYLVSIASGDIARTSIGPRSDVMTEPVNLAKCKWEFERDMENFIQVAEKLIFEYEWQKFDSLVLPASFPYGGMEIPNLCQLTPTLICGDRSLVNVVAHELAHSWSGNLVTNCSWEHFWLNEGWTVYLERRILEALAVIEAKQQGKGDKEAHYYGEQVRQFNAIIGWTDLENDLKSMGDNVDKYSILVQDLKGKKKCQKKDEKEDNQSNASPDDPDDAFSTVPYEKGFNLLYLIEKIVGKEKFDLFIPAYFREFRFKSLDTFQFIDYLFDFFKEDAVKLDQIEWKKWLYEPGMPPIDPKFDTTLAQACYDLAKKCYQYALSEDDENEFTQFKLVANEINDFSPSQNIVFLDTLIAYEKVAGFSWKQHKKTLNRMATLYHDQYTETSNAEIKFRWFYLQATGEVLDFEVAMGEFLGTIGRMKFVRPGYALLNKVNRELAVRYFQRFENRYHPICKAMVRKDLQLD from the coding sequence ATGGAAGAATTGAAAGCTTATCGTCCAAAGACGAGTCCCGAGCTTGACCCATCAACGCTCTCCAACTATACTTGCTTCACAGTGAAACTCACCACACTTCATTTCGATATCGactttgaaaagaagattgTATCGGGAAAAGTCAAATACGACTTATTGAACAAATCGGAGACGGATCATGTCGATTTGGACACCTCTTATCTCGACATTACCAAAGTTAGTATTCAAAACGAATCTTGTGATAATCAGTATAAACTACATTCTAGAAAAGAACCACTCGGGTCAAAATTACACATCCTGATCCCTGCATCTACTCCGAAAAATTTCCAACTCGAAATAGaattttcaacaacttcGAAATGCACTGCATTACAATTTCTTGATAAAGAAGCAACAGATGGGAAAAATCACCCATACCTCTTTTGTCAATGCCAAGCAATCCATGCTCGTagtctttttccttcatttGATACACCGGGAATCAAGTCACCATACAAGTTCTCAGCAAAATCTCCATTGAAAACATTGTTATCAGGATTGCTTATTAAGGAGGATAATGAAAACAACACTGTTTACTTTGAACAACCAGTGCCTATACCCTCGTACTTGGTTTCCATTGCGCTGGGAGACATTGCGCGGACATCAATTGGCCCTCGTAGTGATGTGATGACTGAACCTGTTAACTTGGCCAAATGCAAATGGGAATTTGAACGTGATATGGAAAACTTTATCCAGGTTGCTGAGAAATTGATCTTTGAATACGAATGGCAAAAATTTGATTCGTTGGTTTTACCAGCAAGTTTTCCCTATGGTGGCATGGAAATTCCCAACCTTTGCCAATTAACACCAACATTAATCTGCGGCGATCGCTCTTTGGTCAATGTTGTCGCACACGAATTGGCCCACTCATGGTCGGGAAACTTGGTGACTAATTGCTCTTGGGAACATTTTTGGTTAAATGAAGGATGGACAGTGTATCTCGAGAGAAGGATCCTCGAAGCCCTCGCAGTGATTGAAGCTAAACAACAGGGGAAAGGTGATAAAGAGGCACATTATTACGGTGAACAGGTGCGTCAGTTTAATGCAATCATTGGCTGGActgatttggaaaatgatTTAAAGTCAATGGGCGATAATGTTGACAAATATTCTATATTGGTGCAAGACTtgaaaggcaaaaaaaagtgccaaaagaaagatgagAAAGAAGATAACCAAAGCAATGCTAGTCCGGATGATCCCGATGATGCTTTTTCAACAGTGCCATACGAAAAGGGGTTCAATTTGCTCTActtgattgaaaagattgtgggaaaggaaaaatttgATCTTTTCATTCCTGCTTACTTTAGAGAATTTCGTTTCAAATCGCTCGacacttttcaatttattgactatttgtttgatttctttAAAGAAGATGCTGTTAAATTGGACCAAATTGAATGGAAAAAGTGGCTTTATGAGCCCGGCATGCCACCGATCGATCCCAAATTTGATACCACCTTGGCTCAAGCGTGCTATGATTTGGCAAAGAAATGTTATCAGTACGCATTGAGCGAAGATGACGAAAACGAATTTACACAGTTTAAATTAGTTGCAAATGAGATAAATGATTTCAGTCCAAGTCAAAACATAGTATTTCTTGACACATTGATTGCTTATGAAAAAGTTGCTGGCTTTTCATGGAAACAGcataaaaaaacattgaATCGTATGGCAACATTATACCACGACCAATATACAGAAACCCTGAATGCGGAAATCAAGTTCAGATGGTTTTACTTACAAGCTACAGGAGAAGTACTCGATTTTGAAGTTGCAATGGGTGAATTCTTGGGCACCATTGGTAGAATGAAATTTGTACGTCCCGGATATGCTTTGTTGAATAAAGTCAACCGCGAATTGGCTGTGAGATATTTCCAGAGATTTGAAAACAGGTACCATCCAATCTGCAAGGCCATGGTACGCAAGGATTTGCAActagattaa
- the BUD31 gene encoding Component of the SF3b subcomplex of the U2 snRNP (BUSCO:EOG092652KR) — protein MPKSTKKPKKNSSPPADFSKIAPTINQYKQKLRHAQSQPLDSKTTLSRISSTWPITRLLHNCTRFVQQQNDEGELSPELFEWLKVQDYVDEKLLNKWGKRGYEKLCCLGCINRSGQGNGAVCVCRVPKVELLKRKNRKQLREQKGGNANGEQNDQNDQNDQGEEEDLEEESTDVDKVDVECVTCGCRGCASTD, from the coding sequence ATGCCGAAATCTacaaagaaaccaaagaagAATAGTCTGCCGCCTGCGGATTTTTCTAAAATTGCTCCTACCATAAATCAATACAAGCAAAAACTCCGACATGCACAACTGCAACCACTAGACTCAAAGACCACACTATCACGCATCTCGCTGACATGGCCCATTACTCGTCTTTTGCATAACTGCACACGATttgttcaacaacaaaatgaCGAGGGCGAGCTTTCTCCAGAGTTGTTTGAGTGGTTAAAAGTACAGGATTACGTAGATgagaaattgttgaataaGTGGGGCAAGAGGGGATATGAAAAGTTGTGTTGTTTAGGGTGCATCAATAGACTGGGGCAAGGGAATGGAGCAGTTTGTGTTTGTCGAGTGCCGAAAGTTGAATTGTTGAAACGAAAGAATAGGAAACAGCTAAGGGAACAAAAAGGCGGGAATGCCAATGGTGAGCAAAATGATCAAAATGATCAAAATGACCAAGGCGAAGAGGAAGatttagaagaagaaagcaCGGATGTTGACAAGGTTGATGTGGAGTGTGTTACTTGTGGATGTCGAGGTTGCGCCTCTACAGATTAG
- the HCM1 gene encoding Forkhead transcription factor: protein MSFSSERYASGRVPLSDSTNFYPDIFSEPAIASSSSTSSYSHLHSHSYSSSFANASSNPSYTSNTTTTKTPSKNINNGKPSSNTQTPLSNNNNSSSSNSSKRVTHSQIYDIFNTPLKSVHLDPTIISNFDQNCLIRNTYLSPALSSPQRQITDSAENTSNFPLQLQLQPQSQTQTQIEVQPQTSLAPTSPTKNKKPKSDTTTTTTTTTHTPFSLYSEEKPPYSYATLIGISILSHPEKKLTLANIYSWISDTFRFYKKEEVGWQNSIRHNLSLNKAFVKGEKSKDGKGHFWCIKPGYEEQFLKSRSVKKSSYHEVMDQISYATKINAAIAAKKAAEAKAKAKAEAEAEAEAKSKAEAEAEAEAEAKAETKAEMESKSNTETEETNAGANAGANAKNATLNNANTVTPYIDGKKRKVRQKEPRIPITLLSSPTYGDNQSVDKDDANDNKQDDHNQGGRKEEQEEEEEEEGNLTVLDPPIKKFKSQQNTKDDDIDSAWQILSQTDSPIKLPPITSLPEVSSTPQLDSNPRFIINDSELMMQNSPEKPMLAEKNLTYTSSFSCNSNFELSPLRTSETGPLLEPLTPANHSRSASAAGSTIYNSHYHQQSQSQHQQQQSIHHSLQQHQQQQQSIHQQSQSQHYHQHQHPQVLLHHKSWTPKSVKKNHAQTPLRNSIRATAVATPQTNSTMKKFWNSPSYLDDLYFSPSLNIQLQYSHQTMLHPLSNSLGSSINTSANAGAQPYQPNNHHNSYLQHSRTSSSTGASSHSKLSNITGTNLASYDDDELVMRNLNHPQLSIHSSPILKRAFLSVDDEGDNKDAEDVENGNVVGSRNKNLIQDLRNLQ from the coding sequence ATGTCCTTCTCCTCCGAAAGGTACGCGTCAGGTAGAGTGCCTTTACTGGACTCAACAAACTTCTACCCCGATATCTTCTCAGAACCAGCAATTGCGTCTTCTTCCTCTACTTCTTCATATTCACATTTACACTCACATTCATACTCATCATCTTTTGCTAATGCATCCTCCAACCCCTCCTACACAAGTaacaccacaaccacaaaaaCACCTTCAAAAAACATCAATAATGGAAAACCATCCTCAAACACCCAGACTCCACtctccaacaacaacaacagcagcagcagcaacagcagcaaaagAGTCACACATAGCCAAATCTACGATATCTTCAACACCCCCTTGAAATCAGTACACTTGGACCCAACAATCATCTCCAACTTTGATCAAAACTGCTTAATCAGAAACACATACCTATCGCCTGCACTATCTTCACCCCAACGACAAATAACAGACTCTGCGGAAAACACACTGAACTTTccactacaactacaactacaaccgCAAtctcaaacacaaacacagatAGAGGTACAACCACAAACAAGTTTAGCGCCAACCTCACcaacaaagaataaaaaaccCAAGAGTgacactaccaccaccaccaccaccactactcaTACCCCATTCAGTCTCTACTCTGAGGAAAAACCACCCTACTCCTACGCTACACTCATTGGTATCTCCATACTATCCCATccagaaaagaaactaaCATTGGCAAATATTTACTCATGGATATCAGACACTTTTAGATTCtacaaaaaggaagaggTGGGCTGGCAAAACTCAATAAGACACAACCTATCCCTCAACAAGGCATTTGTTAAAGGAGAAAAGTCCAAAGACGGCAAGGGCCATTTCTGGTGTATCAAACCAGGATACGAAGAACAATTCCTTAAAAGCAGAAGCGTTAAAAAATCATCGTACCATGAAGTGATGGACCAGATCAGCTACGCAACAAAGATAAATGCTGCTATAGCAGCTAAAAAGGCTGCCGaggcaaaagcaaaagcaaaagctgAAGCTGAAGCTGAGGCGGAAGCTAAATCAAAAGCAGAAGCTGAAGCTGAAGCGGAAGCGGAAGCTAAAGCCGAGACTAAAGCTGAAATGGAGTCAAAGTCAAATACTGAAACAGAAGAGACAAATGCAGGTGCAAATGCAGGTGCAAATGCCAAGAATGCAACACTAAACAATGCTAATACTGTTACTCCATATATAGATGGAAAGAAACGTAAAGTGAGGCAGAAGGAACCAAGAATACCAATCACGCTTTTATCATCACCTACATACGGTGACAATCAAAGTGTTGATAAAGATGATGCGAATGACAATAAACAAGATGATCATAATcaaggaggaagaaaagaggaacaagaggaagaggaagaagaggagggaAATCTTACAGTGCTTGATCCACCAATAAAGAAATTCAAATCTCAACAAAACACAAAGGATGACGATATCGATTCTGCATGGCAAATATTATCACAAACCGACCTGCCGATTAAACTACCACCTATAACGCTGCTACCTGAAGTGTCTTCGACACCGCAACTAGATAGTAATCCTCGATTTATCATTAATGACTCAGAACTAATGATGCAGAATTCACCAGAAAAACCAATGTTGGCAGAAAAAAATCTCACATATACTTCATCTTTTAGTTGTAATTCCAATTTTGAACTATCGCCATTGAGAACAAGTGAAACCGGGCCATTATTGGAACCACTCACACCTGCAAACCATTCAAGGTCGGCCTCAGCGGCTGGAAGCACTATATACAACCTGCATTATCAtcagcaactgcaactgcaacatcaacaacaacaactgatACATCATAgtcttcaacaacatcaacaacaacaacaactgatacatcaacaactgcaactgcaacattatcatcaacatcaacatcctCAAGTCTTATTGCACCATAAATCGTGGACACCAAAATCAGTGAAGAAAAACCATGCGCAAACACCATTGAGAAATAGTATAAGAGCAACGGCTGTGGCTACACCACAAACTAATTCAACAATGAAGAAGTTTTGGAATAGTCCTTCGTACCTTGATGACCTCTACTTTAGTCCATCACTCAATATACAATTGCAATATTCGCACCAAACAATGCTACATCCATTAAGCAACAGCCTAGGAAGTAGCATCAACACTAGTGCAAATGCAGGAGCGCAACCATATCAACCAAACAACCATCATAATAGCTATCTACAACATTCGCGAACATCGTCAAGCACTGGTGCTTCGTCACACTCAAAGTTGAGTAATATAACAGGAACAAACTTGGCCTCctacgatgatgatgaattgGTTATGCGCAATTTAAATCATCCACAATTATCGATTCATCTGTCGCCAATCTTGAAGCGTGCGTTTTTAAgtgttgatgatgagggTGATAATAAAGATGCCGAAGATGTTGAAAATGGGAACGTAGTAGGGTCGCGCAATAAGAATTTAATTCAGGATTTAAGGAATTTGCAgtaa